The Pasteurella multocida genome contains a region encoding:
- the tnpA gene encoding IS200/IS605 family transposase — MASKSNDDSSLSHTRWNCKYHIVFIPKYRRKAIYGKLRVDIGGILRQLCHYKNVEIIEAYAMKEHIHMLLRIPPKLAVSSFMGYLKGKSSLMIFERHANLKYKYGNRNFWAKGYYVSTVGLNTKIVEEYIRNQEKEDMIQDNLSKKEYMDPFKG, encoded by the coding sequence ATGGCAAGTAAATCCAATGACGATTCAAGTCTATCACACACAAGATGGAACTGTAAGTACCACATAGTCTTTATCCCTAAGTATAGGAGAAAAGCAATTTATGGAAAATTGCGAGTTGATATAGGAGGGATACTAAGACAATTATGTCACTACAAGAATGTAGAGATAATAGAGGCATATGCAATGAAAGAGCATATCCATATGCTGTTAAGGATACCTCCGAAACTGGCCGTTTCAAGTTTTATGGGGTATTTAAAAGGTAAGTCATCGCTAATGATATTTGAAAGACATGCAAATTTGAAATATAAGTATGGGAATCGAAATTTTTGGGCGAAAGGCTATTATGTAAGTACAGTAGGTTTAAATACAAAAATTGTAGAGGAATATATCCGAAATCAGGAAAAGGAAGATATGATTCAGGATAATTTATCGAAGAAAGAATATATGGACCCCTTTAAGGGGTAG
- the frr gene encoding ribosome recycling factor gives MINEIKKDTQLRMEKSLETFKNHIAKVRTGRAQPSLLDGIQVEYYGSPTPLRQLANVVAEDARTLAVTVFDRSLISAVEKAILTSDLGLNPSSAGTTIRVPLPPLTEERRRDLIKIVKGEAEQGKIAVRNVRRDANDQIKALLKDKEISEDEERKAQDEIQKITDTFVKKVDEVLADKEKELLDF, from the coding sequence GTGATTAATGAAATTAAAAAAGATACGCAATTGCGTATGGAAAAAAGCTTAGAAACCTTTAAAAACCACATTGCTAAAGTGCGTACAGGTCGTGCTCAACCAAGTTTACTTGATGGTATTCAAGTGGAATACTATGGTTCACCAACCCCATTACGTCAGTTAGCCAACGTGGTTGCAGAAGATGCGCGTACACTTGCTGTCACTGTGTTTGATCGTAGCTTAATTAGTGCGGTAGAAAAAGCGATTTTGACCTCAGATTTAGGGTTAAACCCGTCTTCTGCCGGGACAACGATTCGTGTACCGTTACCGCCATTAACAGAAGAACGCCGTCGTGATTTAATTAAAATTGTGAAAGGTGAAGCTGAGCAAGGGAAAATTGCAGTACGTAATGTGCGTCGTGATGCTAATGATCAAATTAAAGCTTTGCTGAAAGACAAAGAAATCAGTGAAGACGAAGAGCGTAAAGCACAAGACGAAATCCAAAAAATCACGGATACTTTCGTGAAAAAAGTGGATGAAGTATTGGCAGATAAAGAGAAAGAATTGCTCGATTTCTAA